From the genome of Syngnathus acus chromosome 24, fSynAcu1.2, whole genome shotgun sequence, one region includes:
- the LOC119118424 gene encoding protein yippee-like 5 isoform X3, with product MGRIFLDHIGGICLFSCANCDTILTNRAELISTRFTGATGRAFLFNKVVNLQHSEVQDRVMLTGRHMVRDVSCKNCNSKLGWMYEFATEESQRYKEGRVILERALVRESEGFEHGPTVNS from the exons GCATTTGCCTGTTCTCCTGTGCCAACTGTGACACTATTCTGACCAACCGAGCCGAGCTGATCTCCACTCGCTTCACTGGAGCTACTGGTCGGGCCTTTTTGTTCAACAAG GTTGTAAATCTACAGCACAGTGAGGTTCAAGACAGGGTCATGCTGACGGGAAGACACATGGTGcgtgacgtcagctgcaaaaacTGCAACAGCAAGCTGGGCTGGATGTATGAATTTGCCACAGAGGAAAGTCAGCGATACAAGGAGGGCCGAGTCATCCTGGAGAGGGCCTTGGTGAGGGAGAGCGAGGGCTTTGAGCACGGGCCCACGGTCAACTCGTGA